The proteins below are encoded in one region of Amycolatopsis acidiphila:
- a CDS encoding MFS transporter, translating to MVRTQARPRLRSALANGEFRTVWLAEAQSTVGDQLTTVALALMVYHRTGSALLSATAYALTFLPALAGGLGLAQLADRYPRRTVLAASAAVQAVFVGVMAVPGMPLVPLCVLVVLARLAGAPSNAAQNALTREIFDDDELYLRSQDIRGITTNTAMLLGLACGGFLVTAAGPSVALAIDAATFAISALALYRWVATRPAADNGDGGWFGAIRWVSGQRRLRVLLGLSWLVGLAVIPEGLVAPLAREIGAPDQAVGWLLAADPLGFVIGVFLMSRYVSAETRKRALGVLAIVPTAFLLVFAVQPDLVLSLVALAAAGAAGAYIVTVGASFITWVPNELRGGAGGLYRTGLRVAQGVGVALGGAVAQWLGSATTAITIAGAAGVVLGIPLAVCWTRLQRRAAETAGAL from the coding sequence ATGGTGAGGACTCAGGCCCGGCCACGCCTGCGCTCGGCGCTGGCGAACGGCGAGTTCCGCACTGTCTGGCTGGCCGAAGCGCAGTCCACCGTCGGTGACCAGCTCACGACCGTCGCGCTCGCCCTGATGGTCTACCATCGCACCGGCTCCGCGCTGCTGTCCGCGACCGCCTACGCCCTGACCTTCCTGCCTGCCCTCGCGGGCGGGCTCGGGCTCGCCCAGCTGGCCGACCGCTACCCCCGCCGGACCGTGCTCGCCGCCTCGGCGGCCGTCCAGGCGGTGTTCGTGGGCGTGATGGCCGTGCCCGGGATGCCGCTGGTGCCGCTGTGCGTCCTCGTGGTGCTCGCCCGGCTCGCGGGCGCGCCCTCCAACGCCGCGCAGAACGCGCTCACCAGGGAGATCTTCGACGACGACGAGCTGTACCTGCGCAGTCAGGACATTCGCGGCATCACCACGAACACGGCGATGCTGCTGGGCCTGGCCTGCGGCGGCTTCCTCGTCACCGCGGCGGGCCCCTCGGTGGCGCTGGCCATCGACGCCGCCACGTTCGCCATCAGCGCCCTCGCGCTGTATCGGTGGGTGGCGACGCGGCCCGCCGCCGACAACGGGGACGGCGGCTGGTTCGGCGCGATCCGCTGGGTCAGCGGGCAGCGACGGCTACGGGTACTGCTGGGCCTCTCCTGGCTCGTGGGGCTCGCGGTCATCCCCGAAGGGCTCGTGGCGCCGCTGGCCCGCGAGATCGGGGCACCCGACCAGGCGGTGGGCTGGCTGCTCGCGGCCGACCCGCTCGGCTTCGTGATCGGGGTGTTCCTGATGTCCCGTTACGTCTCCGCGGAGACGCGCAAACGGGCGCTGGGCGTCCTCGCCATCGTGCCGACGGCGTTCCTGCTCGTGTTCGCCGTGCAGCCGGACCTCGTGTTGTCCCTGGTCGCCCTCGCGGCCGCGGGTGCGGCCGGGGCGTACATCGTCACGGTGGGCGCCTCGTTCATCACGTGGGTGCCCAACGAGCTCAGGGGCGGTGCGGGGGGTTTGTACCGCACCGGGCTTCGGGTGGCCCAGGGCGTGGGTGTCGCGCTGGGTGGCGCCGTGGCGCAGTGGCTCGGTTCGGCCACCACGGCGATCACGATCGCGGGCGCGGCGGGCGTCGTGCTGGGCATCCCGCTGGCCGTGTGCTGGACCCGCCTGCAGCGCAGGGCCGCCGAAACGGCCGGCGCGCTATGA
- a CDS encoding GGDEF domain-containing protein, with product MTRRQEERRRNRVRTVLIDLTAVWVFPAAIILPAQLTIALVLLIRIQHWFVARRPAHNFVFSSITHMLAATVAHQVFVTLGGTHWDSLTVASSFGEFGKLVLVGLVYEAVQILYVGSILSLAAPSRPTVHSVLGSKADNLLEAITIGLGAVTAIMLVILPPAVAIMAVVTVVFNRLAELDQLQDDVRTDPKTQVYNMRGWTESAERALSRAAKSDDNLGILMIDLDYFKWINDTYGHPAGDDVLRTLAQLLDDVTRPSDVVGRFGGEEFLVLLPETDQATATGAAERIRSAVAELRIGTTGKRGDQITVSERTASIGVAVYPDHGDSLVQLMQAADAAVYEAKEGGRNQVRLAEHRPQHGANPTH from the coding sequence ATGACCCGCCGCCAGGAAGAACGGCGACGAAATCGTGTTCGCACGGTCCTGATCGACCTCACCGCGGTCTGGGTGTTTCCGGCCGCGATTATTCTTCCGGCACAGCTGACGATCGCGCTGGTGCTGCTGATTCGTATCCAGCACTGGTTCGTCGCGCGCCGCCCCGCACACAACTTCGTCTTTTCCTCCATCACGCACATGCTCGCCGCGACGGTGGCGCACCAGGTGTTCGTGACACTCGGCGGGACGCACTGGGACTCGCTCACGGTGGCGTCCTCGTTCGGCGAGTTCGGCAAGCTCGTGCTCGTCGGGCTGGTCTACGAAGCCGTGCAGATCCTGTACGTCGGCAGCATCCTCAGCCTCGCCGCGCCGTCCAGGCCGACCGTCCACAGCGTCCTGGGCAGCAAGGCGGACAACCTGCTGGAGGCGATCACGATCGGCCTCGGCGCGGTCACCGCGATCATGCTGGTGATCCTGCCCCCTGCCGTCGCGATCATGGCCGTGGTGACCGTGGTGTTCAACCGGCTCGCCGAGCTCGACCAGCTGCAGGACGACGTCCGCACCGACCCCAAGACGCAGGTCTACAACATGCGCGGGTGGACGGAGTCGGCCGAACGGGCGCTGTCGCGGGCGGCCAAGTCGGACGACAACCTCGGCATCCTGATGATCGACCTCGACTACTTCAAGTGGATCAACGACACCTACGGCCATCCGGCCGGTGACGACGTGCTCCGCACCCTCGCCCAGCTCCTCGACGACGTCACCAGGCCCAGCGACGTCGTCGGCCGGTTCGGCGGCGAGGAGTTCCTGGTCCTGCTGCCCGAGACCGACCAGGCGACGGCCACCGGCGCGGCCGAGCGCATCCGGTCCGCGGTCGCGGAGCTGCGGATCGGCACCACCGGCAAGCGTGGCGACCAGATCACGGTGTCGGAACGGACCGCCTCGATCGGGGTCGCCGTGTACCCCGACCACGGCGATTCGCTGGTGCAGCTGATGCAGGCCGCCGACGCCGCGGTGTACGAGGCGAAGGAGGGCGGCCGCAACCAGGTGCGCCTGGCCGAGCACCGGCCCCAGCACGGCGCGAACCCCACCCACTAA
- a CDS encoding phospholipase — protein MIAPAETPRLRRPLSTSAWLLVLTLALLGFGFVASRPSAPPDHGPPTGGAAAAQRAIEALTHPGGRPTALSLLPADFTQVTGVVPGSLAARDGTVRAVHVDGGCSTPWGDDNTKWDYSVPCKAHDLGYDLLRYADKIGQPLAPDVRASLDGRLSADMHNACRVNPMDSPRTCQVVASLYSAGLVVNSWHQRWGPPVGDPIGPMLAGVAVIGCLLVFRLRGWLSTRRARPPRAAAAPAPAPASGWVTLGVTSLVLLIFGESMIQLARWAGVDESWLWPLTWLAQLAPVFFFAGGRANAVGWQAVFEGGGGYRQYLAHRASWLLRPALIFVVVTLVVPLALELLGIPASTNATIVRVALHPLWLLAVYLLTVVAAPVMLALHRRAALTTTLVLLGFVVLAELGAGWFGSKIPHYAAAFGLALLAQQLAFGRVLAARRRWLVLGALAGLTGLVLLTTVGHLTPNLLGTPGAPPALAAPALPVLLLGAVQLSLLGLSARPLNRLTAQPVLAGVVRFALRAPMSLYLGFLAAVLLLVTVVYLPSPASAALAWLTGPRTLMALGLLAAPAVIVFWWFERHGDGSVPLHQTRPTGWLAHAATALGTGFATIGLFGFALTQFGGDTGHTMLGLPLDPIQNLIQLLLGVFLLHAVRTGLSAATSTWVVTALACGPPLLEVADGYTADTVTVLVHGLTALFAVAAAASTLLPARTVVENT, from the coding sequence ATGATCGCCCCAGCCGAAACCCCGCGCCTGAGGCGGCCGCTGTCGACCTCGGCCTGGCTGCTGGTGCTGACGCTGGCCCTACTGGGATTCGGTTTCGTCGCGTCGCGCCCGTCCGCGCCGCCGGACCACGGTCCGCCCACCGGCGGCGCCGCGGCGGCGCAGCGCGCGATCGAGGCGCTCACCCATCCCGGTGGCCGGCCGACGGCGCTGAGCCTGCTGCCCGCCGACTTCACCCAGGTCACCGGCGTCGTGCCGGGCTCGCTGGCGGCGCGCGACGGCACCGTCCGCGCGGTGCACGTCGACGGCGGCTGCTCGACGCCGTGGGGCGACGACAACACGAAGTGGGACTACAGCGTCCCGTGCAAGGCGCACGACCTGGGGTACGACCTGCTGCGCTACGCCGACAAGATCGGTCAGCCGCTCGCGCCCGACGTACGCGCTTCGCTCGACGGCCGGCTCTCGGCCGACATGCACAACGCCTGTCGCGTCAACCCGATGGACTCGCCGCGCACCTGTCAGGTCGTCGCATCGCTGTACTCCGCCGGCCTCGTGGTCAACTCCTGGCACCAGCGCTGGGGCCCGCCGGTCGGCGACCCGATCGGGCCGATGCTCGCCGGGGTCGCGGTGATCGGCTGCCTGCTGGTGTTCCGGCTGCGCGGCTGGCTGAGCACCCGCCGCGCCCGCCCCCCGCGAGCGGCGGCGGCACCCGCGCCGGCTCCGGCCTCGGGCTGGGTGACCCTCGGCGTGACCAGCCTCGTGCTGCTGATCTTCGGCGAGTCGATGATCCAGCTGGCCAGATGGGCGGGCGTGGACGAGTCGTGGCTGTGGCCGCTGACCTGGCTCGCGCAACTGGCCCCGGTGTTCTTCTTCGCCGGTGGCCGGGCCAACGCGGTGGGCTGGCAGGCGGTGTTCGAGGGCGGCGGCGGGTACCGCCAGTACCTGGCGCACCGGGCGAGCTGGCTGCTGCGGCCCGCGCTGATCTTCGTGGTGGTGACCCTCGTCGTGCCCCTCGCGCTGGAGCTGCTGGGCATCCCCGCGAGCACCAACGCGACCATCGTGCGGGTGGCGCTGCACCCGCTGTGGCTGCTGGCCGTCTACCTGCTCACCGTCGTGGCCGCGCCGGTCATGCTGGCACTGCACCGGCGCGCCGCGCTGACGACCACGCTCGTACTCCTCGGGTTCGTCGTGCTGGCCGAGCTCGGCGCGGGCTGGTTCGGGTCGAAGATCCCGCACTACGCCGCGGCGTTCGGGCTCGCGCTGCTCGCCCAGCAGCTCGCCTTCGGGCGGGTGCTCGCGGCGAGGCGCCGCTGGCTCGTGCTCGGCGCGCTGGCCGGCCTCACCGGCCTCGTGCTGCTGACCACTGTGGGCCACCTGACGCCGAACCTGCTCGGCACGCCGGGGGCGCCGCCCGCCCTGGCCGCGCCTGCGCTGCCGGTGCTGCTGCTGGGCGCGGTCCAGCTGTCCCTGCTCGGCCTGTCCGCGCGTCCGCTGAACCGGCTGACCGCGCAACCCGTGCTAGCCGGCGTGGTCCGCTTCGCCCTGCGCGCGCCGATGAGCCTCTACCTCGGGTTCCTCGCGGCCGTACTGCTGCTCGTGACGGTCGTGTACCTGCCGTCACCGGCGTCGGCCGCGCTGGCCTGGCTGACCGGCCCGCGGACGCTGATGGCGCTGGGCCTGCTCGCCGCGCCCGCGGTGATCGTGTTCTGGTGGTTCGAGCGGCACGGCGACGGCTCGGTCCCGCTGCACCAGACCCGGCCGACCGGCTGGCTGGCGCACGCCGCGACCGCGCTGGGCACCGGTTTCGCCACGATCGGGCTGTTCGGCTTCGCGCTGACGCAGTTCGGCGGGGACACCGGCCACACCATGCTCGGGCTGCCGCTGGACCCGATCCAGAACCTCATCCAGCTGCTGCTCGGAGTGTTCCTGCTACATGCCGTGCGGACCGGGCTCAGTGCGGCGACGAGCACCTGGGTGGTGACTGCGCTCGCGTGCGGGCCACCGCTGTTGGAGGTGGCTGACGGGTACACCGCCGACACGGTGACGGTGCTGGTCCACGGGCTGACGGCGCTGTTCGCCGTCGCGGCCGCGGCCAGCACCCTGCTGCCCGCCAGGACGGTGGTGGAAAACACGTAA
- a CDS encoding LCP family protein has protein sequence MESGKGDGGVEYPPRNERGATRRPAPRQGRPSDARYVGPVRRTGSPPGRGAGPAARPRRRPVPPPPAPRRRHGAKIAVAVVSLLVMSLTGYAWAAMQGLVSGLTTADVISANQPADGARDILLVGMDSRTDAQGNPLSDQLLAQLRAGVADGVENTDTLIMVHIPNDGSKAVAISLPRDSYVNIPGFGKHKINSAYARAKAAERNKLQESGDTDAKDIELKSAQAGAKTLIATVEQLTGSSIDNYASINLLGFSDITKAIGGVDVCLKDNVNDPYSGAKFTKGKHTISGVEALEFVRQRHGLPRGDLDRVVRQQVFMAGMAQKVLSAGTLTDPGKLSDLTAAIKKSVVLNQGWDIFGFAQQMKGLSGGQLQFQTIPVVNMDYSTPEDGQAIQVDPSQVRGFVQGLTAPPGGPAAPPPNPNASTTVDVHNGTSKSGLAATVSQALTGKGFGAGETANASARVGKTSVHYPSGAQDAAQSVADALGSPAALQQDTSVQSGHVLVVVGNDYSGSTASQMVQRAAVPDSSTAAAPPAGDDKPITADGITCVN, from the coding sequence ATGGAGTCGGGGAAGGGAGACGGGGGCGTGGAGTATCCGCCGCGGAACGAGCGTGGGGCGACTCGCCGTCCGGCGCCGCGGCAGGGCCGTCCCAGCGACGCCCGGTATGTCGGCCCCGTCCGCCGCACCGGTTCGCCTCCCGGGCGTGGCGCGGGGCCCGCAGCCCGGCCTCGCCGCCGTCCCGTTCCCCCGCCACCGGCACCCCGGCGCCGCCACGGCGCGAAGATCGCGGTCGCGGTCGTGTCGCTGCTGGTGATGAGCCTGACCGGGTACGCGTGGGCCGCGATGCAGGGCCTGGTCAGCGGGCTCACCACGGCGGACGTGATCAGCGCGAACCAGCCCGCGGACGGCGCCAGGGACATCCTGCTGGTCGGCATGGACAGCCGCACCGACGCGCAGGGCAACCCGCTGTCCGACCAGCTGCTCGCCCAGCTGCGGGCGGGCGTGGCCGACGGCGTGGAGAACACCGACACGCTGATCATGGTGCACATCCCGAACGACGGCAGTAAAGCCGTCGCGATCTCACTGCCGCGCGACTCCTACGTCAACATCCCCGGCTTCGGCAAGCACAAGATCAACTCTGCCTACGCCCGCGCGAAGGCCGCCGAGCGCAACAAGCTGCAGGAGTCCGGCGACACCGACGCCAAGGACATCGAGCTCAAGAGCGCGCAAGCGGGGGCCAAGACCCTCATCGCGACCGTCGAGCAGCTCACCGGTTCCTCGATCGACAACTACGCCTCGATCAACCTGCTCGGCTTCTCCGACATCACCAAGGCCATCGGCGGGGTCGACGTGTGCCTCAAGGACAACGTCAACGACCCGTACTCGGGCGCGAAGTTCACCAAGGGCAAGCACACGATCTCCGGCGTGGAGGCGCTCGAGTTCGTCCGCCAGCGGCACGGCCTGCCGCGCGGCGACCTCGACCGCGTCGTGCGCCAGCAGGTGTTCATGGCAGGCATGGCGCAGAAGGTGCTCTCGGCCGGCACGCTCACCGACCCCGGCAAGCTGAGCGACCTGACCGCCGCGATCAAGAAGTCGGTCGTGCTCAACCAGGGCTGGGACATCTTCGGGTTCGCCCAGCAGATGAAGGGTCTCAGCGGCGGGCAGCTGCAGTTCCAGACCATTCCGGTGGTCAACATGGACTACAGCACGCCGGAGGACGGCCAGGCGATCCAGGTCGACCCGAGCCAGGTGCGCGGCTTCGTGCAGGGGCTGACCGCCCCGCCGGGCGGACCCGCCGCCCCGCCGCCCAACCCCAACGCCTCGACCACTGTGGACGTCCACAACGGAACGTCCAAATCGGGCCTCGCGGCGACCGTTTCCCAAGCCCTGACCGGCAAGGGCTTCGGCGCCGGTGAGACGGCGAACGCCAGCGCCAGGGTCGGCAAGACCAGTGTCCACTACCCCTCGGGCGCCCAGGACGCCGCGCAGAGCGTGGCCGACGCGCTCGGTTCGCCCGCGGCCCTGCAGCAGGACACCTCGGTCCAATCCGGTCACGTGCTGGTCGTCGTGGGCAACGACTACTCCGGCTCGACGGCCTCGCAGATGGTGCAACGGGCCGCGGTGCCGGACTCGTCGACCGCGGCCGCTCCCCCGGCGGGCGACGACAAGCCGATCACCGCCGATGGGATCACCTGCGTCAACTGA
- a CDS encoding helix-turn-helix domain-containing protein: MHIDSELYQRVLGEELRTLRRQRGWTRKELNQHLQSDISLQTLATYELGTRQCSVVRLVELCLAMDELPQDLLARVHRRVFTDEPGKVRLDLARIVADHSPELLPLRRWAEDRLRQPGTPEEVQLDHAAVDRMAELCGLSGPELVALLRGLPGPGGLDPGGGGA, from the coding sequence GTGCACATCGACAGTGAGCTCTATCAGCGAGTTCTGGGGGAGGAACTCAGGACGCTTCGGCGACAGCGCGGGTGGACCCGCAAAGAGCTGAACCAGCACCTGCAGAGCGACATCTCGCTGCAGACACTGGCGACCTACGAGCTGGGCACCCGGCAGTGCTCGGTGGTGCGGCTCGTCGAGCTGTGCCTTGCCATGGACGAGCTGCCCCAGGACCTGCTGGCCCGGGTGCACCGTCGCGTCTTCACCGACGAACCGGGAAAGGTGCGCCTCGACCTGGCGAGGATCGTCGCGGACCACAGTCCCGAACTGCTTCCGCTGCGCAGATGGGCCGAGGACCGGCTCCGGCAGCCGGGCACCCCCGAGGAGGTGCAGCTCGACCACGCCGCCGTGGACCGGATGGCGGAGCTGTGCGGACTGAGCGGGCCCGAGCTGGTCGCCCTGTTACGCGGCCTGCCCGGCCCCGGCGGCCTGGATCCCGGGGGCGGCGGCGCCTAG
- a CDS encoding flavin-containing monooxygenase: MGEHIETEVVIVGTGFSGLGMAIQLLERGRRDFVILEKATEVGGTWRDNTYPGCACDVQSHMYSFSFEQNPEWTRAFSPQPEIWDYLRGVAKKYDLYSYIRFDQEMTGARWDAEEHRWHVATKGGDEFVGRYVVNGVGALHLPQIPELKGIENFRGEKFHSADWNHDYDLRGKRVAVVGTGASAIQFIPQIAPQVRQLTVFQRTPPWVLPKPDHEMPEWSRKLFRKVPALQTAYRDLVYWMLEARAIGFNGNLSLMKVAQRLAKRNIDRSIKDPELRRRLTPDYVLGCKRVLISNDYYPALARDNVEVRTDGVAEVREHSIVDDAGVEHEVDAIIFGTGFHVIDAFEHLEIVGEGGRNLAKEWATEGMRTHLGITVAGFPNLFFLLGPNTGLGHNSVVFMVESQTRYVAEAIDLVEGSRSAALVTRPEVQDRFNTEVQRKLEKGVWTQGGCRSWYLDAQGVNRTLWPGFTWRYWLATRRVRPADFELIGTAGGK, from the coding sequence ATGGGCGAGCACATCGAGACCGAGGTCGTCATCGTCGGCACCGGGTTCTCCGGGCTCGGCATGGCCATCCAGCTGCTCGAACGGGGGCGCCGGGACTTCGTGATCCTGGAGAAGGCGACCGAGGTCGGGGGCACCTGGCGGGACAACACGTATCCGGGCTGCGCCTGTGACGTCCAGTCGCACATGTACTCGTTCTCCTTCGAGCAGAACCCCGAGTGGACGCGGGCGTTCTCGCCGCAGCCGGAGATCTGGGACTACCTGCGCGGGGTCGCGAAGAAGTACGATCTGTACTCCTACATCCGGTTCGACCAGGAGATGACCGGGGCGCGCTGGGACGCCGAGGAGCACCGCTGGCACGTCGCCACGAAGGGCGGTGACGAGTTCGTCGGCCGGTACGTGGTCAACGGCGTTGGCGCACTGCACCTGCCGCAGATCCCGGAGCTGAAGGGCATCGAGAACTTCCGCGGCGAGAAGTTCCACTCGGCCGACTGGAACCACGACTACGACCTGCGCGGCAAGCGGGTCGCCGTGGTCGGCACCGGCGCCAGCGCGATCCAGTTCATCCCGCAGATCGCGCCGCAGGTGCGACAGCTGACCGTCTTCCAGCGCACGCCGCCGTGGGTGCTGCCCAAGCCCGACCACGAGATGCCCGAGTGGTCGCGCAAGCTCTTCCGCAAGGTGCCGGCGCTCCAGACGGCCTACCGCGACCTGGTCTACTGGATGCTGGAAGCGCGCGCGATCGGCTTCAACGGCAACCTGAGCCTGATGAAGGTGGCGCAGCGGCTCGCCAAGCGCAACATCGACCGCAGCATCAAGGATCCCGAGCTGCGCCGCCGGCTGACCCCGGACTACGTGCTGGGCTGCAAGCGCGTGCTCATCTCCAACGACTACTATCCGGCGCTCGCGCGGGACAATGTCGAGGTGCGCACCGACGGCGTGGCCGAGGTGCGCGAGCACAGCATCGTGGACGACGCCGGCGTGGAACACGAGGTCGACGCGATCATCTTCGGCACCGGCTTCCACGTGATCGACGCCTTCGAGCACCTGGAGATCGTCGGCGAGGGCGGGCGGAACCTCGCCAAGGAGTGGGCCACCGAGGGGATGCGCACCCACCTCGGCATCACCGTGGCCGGCTTTCCGAACCTGTTCTTCCTGCTCGGGCCGAACACCGGTCTCGGCCACAACTCCGTGGTCTTCATGGTCGAGTCCCAGACGCGCTACGTCGCCGAGGCCATCGACCTGGTCGAGGGCTCGCGCTCGGCCGCGCTCGTGACCCGGCCCGAGGTGCAGGACCGGTTCAACACCGAGGTGCAGCGCAAGCTCGAGAAGGGCGTGTGGACCCAGGGCGGCTGCCGCAGCTGGTACCTCGACGCGCAGGGGGTGAACCGGACGCTCTGGCCCGGCTTCACCTGGCGGTACTGGCTGGCCACCCGCAGGGTCCGGCCCGCGGACTTCGAACTAATCGGCACCGCAGGTGGCAAGTAG
- a CDS encoding TetR/AcrR family transcriptional regulator, with protein MPRAERERQMIEVAESVFAERGYVAASMDEIAEQVGVSKPMLYEYFHSKEGLLLACIAESRAELRKVTEESVAGALSAEDALRRGLLAFFVYIRDRRQAWSLLRHEMVLIGTSASEEIEATRRQQTDLIAKLMIGYFDTGSPLRVEAAAEFVVGACERLAIWCERHDEVTPERATDYAMDVLWSGLRERAR; from the coding sequence ATGCCCCGGGCCGAACGCGAGCGACAGATGATCGAGGTCGCCGAGTCGGTGTTCGCGGAGCGCGGGTACGTGGCGGCGTCGATGGACGAGATCGCCGAGCAGGTGGGCGTGTCCAAGCCGATGCTCTACGAGTACTTCCACTCGAAGGAAGGCCTGCTGCTGGCGTGCATCGCCGAATCGCGGGCCGAGCTGCGCAAGGTGACCGAGGAGTCGGTCGCGGGCGCGCTGTCGGCCGAGGACGCGCTGCGGCGCGGGCTGCTGGCGTTCTTCGTCTACATCCGCGACCGGCGGCAGGCGTGGTCGCTGCTGCGGCACGAGATGGTCCTGATCGGCACGTCGGCGTCGGAGGAGATCGAGGCGACCCGGCGGCAGCAGACCGACCTCATCGCCAAGCTGATGATCGGCTACTTCGACACGGGGTCCCCCCTGCGGGTGGAAGCAGCCGCCGAATTCGTCGTGGGCGCCTGCGAGAGGCTCGCGATCTGGTGCGAACGGCACGACGAGGTGACACCTGAACGGGCTACTGACTACGCCATGGATGTGTTGTGGAGTGGTCTCCGCGAACGCGCTCGGTGA